The Ornithinibacillus sp. 4-3 region TCCCCCTTGATTTATTGGGCATTTTCTATCTGTTTACTTAATATAAAATAACCATAATGGGTTGAAATTGAAATTACTTTCATACCTTTTTCAAAAATCCGCAATGTTCCTTGTTCTTCCCCTCTTCTCTCTTCCCATCCATAAGCAGTTATTGCTTGAATATAGCTATTATGTATACTATCTACTTCACTAGCATGTTTCCAATTATACCTTACGCATTCCTCCATCTCTTCATTATCAATTTCATTTTTATCTGCTACTTTTGCTTTTGTTGGAACAGGAAATTCTTCGTCAATAACCGAGCCTTCGAAGGTAATTTCTGAATTACATGCTGTTAATAAAAATATAATTGCAATTAATATTCCAACTCTTTGCAAACTCATTCTCCCCTTTTTCGCCAAAATAGATCTATGCTGATCTTGCTATTAACGGAAATTAATCTACTTAAAAAAATGCGCCGTGCGCTACAGGTCTCTATATTTAGACGCATATAAAGAAAGGAAAGTTTCAATTTTCTTAAAAGTTTCTCTAATATAAGCATAAAAAAAGCATTAGTTCAGCTGTAACTACTAAACTAATGCTAATACTATTGCTGCATTATTATATTAAGATACATGCTCTTCACTCACTTTAGCAGGCTGAACTCTTTTAGAAATAAGTCCATGCTTTGGCGAGATAAGAAAGCTAATGAAGAAGATACATCCTGTTGCAAAAGCCATTGATCCAGAAATTGACGTATCCAAGGCTGTTGCAATCCAGTATCCAATAATTGCTGATAACACACCGAAAAGACCACTGAGCACTAACATAACAATTAATCTATCTGTCCATAAATATGCTGCAGCTGCTGGTGTTATTAACATCGCAACAACAAGAATTGCTCCAACCGCATCAAAGGATGCAACTGTTGTTACAGATACTAATGTCATAAATAAATAATGAAGGAAAAGCACTGGTATTCCTAAACTTGCTGCTAACGCCGGATCAAAGGAAGTAATTTTCCATTCTTTATAAAATGCAATAATAAAGAAAATAACAACCAACAAAACTACAGCAAGTAATGCTGTTGCTTTCGGTACAGCTCCAATTAAAGGTAAGTCTATCGTCGTAAAAGGTATAAATGTGATTTCACCCATTAAGGCATGTTGAACATCTAAATGTACATTACCAACTGATGTAGAAATCAAGATAACCCCTATTGCGAATAAAGTTGTAAAAACAATCCCTAATGATGCATCATGCTGAACTTTCAAACTGGATAATGTTTGCACAAGAAAAGCGGTAAGAATTCCTGCCAGAACACCACCAATAAGCATTGCCACACCTGTTATTTGCTGAGTAGCCATATAGGCTATTACAATTCCTAATAATACAGTATGACTAATTGCATCTGCCATCATTGCTTGCTTCCTTAAAATAAGAAAGACACCAATGATTCCACAGGATAAGCCAACAAGTGATGCTGTGATAATAATCCATAAACTATATGTCATTGTGCTCCCCCTTTATCCGCGGTTAATGATTTTTTCACGTAAGAGGATCGTTGCTGTATTTTAAATTGGATAAAACGAATGACAATCCCTTTCTCTTTTCCAAATAATAAAGAAACAACGAAAATAGTAGATGAAACAAGAACAATGAAAGGACCTGTTGGTAGTCCACTACCCGCTGCACTTATCAATGTACCTAATCCGCCTGCAATTCCTCCAGTAAAAGAAGCAAGTAGAATCATATTTCTAAAGGAATGTGTCCAGTACCTAGCACTTACTGCTGGAATAATTAACATAGCCGCCATTAAAATAACTCCAACAGCCTGAAGACCAATCACAATCGTAGTTACAAGAATTATCGTATAAAGAATATTCATTCCTCGAACAGACATACCTATCCCTTTTGCAAAAGAAGCATCAAATAAAAAAAGCTTCCACTCTTTAAATGCAATAAGAATAATAAATAAAACGATAGCTGCTAGCACCATCATTGTAATCACATCTGATCGTACCATTGCTGCTGCTTGCCCGTAAATAAAACTATTTAAACCGCTTTGATTTCCTCCAGCAGAACGATTAGCGATAGATAATAGCATGACTCCGACGCCATAAAAAACAGACAGCGTCATTCCCATCGCAGCATCTTCTGTAATTCTTGATGCATTTGTTATCCATTGAATGAGAAATGCTCCAAGTAATGCACTTACTGCTGCCCCAATAACTAATAATAATAAGTTTTTTTCCTGTATGATTAAGAAAGCTACAACAACACCTGGAAGGGCTGCATGGGAAAGTGCATCACTCATCAAATTCTGCCTTTTCCAATATGCCAAGCAACCAATTGCCCCAGCAACAATACCAAGAAGCATTGTACTTGATAACACCCACAAGGTATTACTTTGAAGTAGTGTGGACCACATATTGATCTCCCTTTCCAATCCATTGCATTTCGCCACCATATGTTGCTGCTATGTTTTCTTTTGTAAATACCTCATTTGTTTCTCCATGTGCATATACTGTTTTATTCAAAAATAACACATGGTCAAAATACTCTGGGACTGTTTGTAAATCATGGTGAACGACCAACACTGTTTTCCCTTTGCTCTTAAGCTCTTTCAAAATAGCCATGATTGCTTTTTCTGTGGATGCATCTACACCTGCTAATGGTTCATCCATAAAATATAAATCCGCTTCTTGCGCTAGTGCACGCGCTAAAAATACACGCTGTTGTTGTCCACCTGATAATTGACTGATTTGACGATGAGCATAATCTTCCATGCCCATCGTCTTTAGTGCATTCATTGCTTTTTCTTTATCTTTTTTAGAAGGAAGACGGAACCAGCCAATCTTCCCATATAATCCCATCGTAACAACATCTAATGCATTTGTTGGAAAATCCCAATCTACGGATCCTCGTTGTGGAACATAGCCTATTTTCTTTTTAGCTGTTTTAAATGGGCTATTCCAAAAACGTACACTTCCTGTCAATTTCGGATGTAGTTCTAACATTGTTTTTATTAAAGTTGACTTTCCGGCGCCGTTCGGTCCAACAATTGCTGTTATTGTTCCTTCTTCGACATTGAAATTCACATTATTTAATACTTTATTTTTTTGATAGGAAGCCGATAAAGTCTCTACTTGAATAACAGATGATGTCAAATTACTCATCTCCTCCGCTTAACGCCTCATTTTAATGCTTCATAAATAGTATTTATATTGTACTTATACATTCCAATATATGTTCCTTCATCTGTACCTGCTTCACCCATAGCATCTGAATATAGTTCTCCACCAATTTCTACTTCAACACCGTTATTAGATGCTCCTTCAACAACCGCATTGATGGAATCTTGATTCACACTACTTTCAACAAAGATAGCAGGTACTTGATGTTCTTCAATTAAAGCAATTGTTTCATTAATATCAGAAACACCAATCTCACTTTCCGTACTTAATCCTTGTAAACCAACTACTTCAATATCATGTAGTTTACCAAAGTAACCAAATGCATCATGAGCTGTTACAAGCACACGTTTTTCTTTCGGTATACTTTGCAATTTTTCCGCTTCTTCCTTTAATTCCTCTAATTGTGCAAAATAAGCCTGCTTATTTTCTTCAAAATCATCTGCATGATCTGGTGCAAATTCTTTCAATTCTTCTACTGCAGCATCTAATGCATCTTGCCATAAATTATAATCAAACCAAACATGTGGGTCAATAGCGCCTGCCTCTTCTTCGTCATCTAAGAGAGCACTTTCTGGTAATGTTTCTGCAATTGCTAATACTGGTTTCTCTCCTGCAATTGCTTCAAATGAATCAACCATATTCGCTTCTAAATTTAATCCACTATAAAAAATAACATCTGCATCACTAAGCTTTGCTATATCACTTTGTGTTGGATTATATAAATGTGGATCAACAGATGGCCCCATCAAACTTTCTACATTAACATGTTCTCCACCAATTACCGATAATGGCTCTCCGATTTGCGCAATGGTTGTAACTACTTGGATTTTATCATCATCTCCAGATCCATTTCCGTTATCTGAGCTGCATGCTACTAAGAATAGCATTCCCATGATTACTCCTAAGATGATAAATTTTTTCCAACTTTTCTGCATTATGCTTTCCCCCTTAAATCTTTCCTTCGGTAAACTTTATTTTATATCACCACTTTATGTGTCTCGTTTCATTTTGTCAAGTATATTTTAGGGGGAGAATTATTTTTCCTTAAGGAAACATTTGTTTTTTCCCTTCACAGAGCCATTTTAAAAAATAAAAAAATTCATAAAAATAGGTTGCCCAAAATTTCTCAGGCAACCTAAACATTTTTAATTTCAATAGCTAACTATATTTTTTTGGTGCAGCTTGCAAATATGGAAAAAGCTGATCTTCCCAAATTTCATAAATCCGTTTTAATTCTGTAACAGGATCCTGGTGCTCATCAGCACGTATATCACATAATGGATAAGCTTCTTTATCTACTACGTATAATGCTGCAGATTGCTTTCCACGTTTATCTCCTCCCGCTAATTGTCCTGCAATTAGAGCATCCAATAATCGTTTAGGCAAAAATCCCCCTTCTGATGCTGAAAAGCTCTCTGCCATTGCTTGAATCGTATCTTCACCAACAAGCATATTTCCTGCTATGGCAAACTGATCACCAACATAATGTCCAGCCCATGGCACCGTATTATCTCCTGTAAATGCTACGGCATTTCCTTGTGCATCCACAATAGCTACTTGACGAAGATGATAATCCTCATCGTCATTTTGTAATGCTTCTAATACTTCTTGTGCTGTTTTTCCTTCTTGTAAATAACGAATTCCGTCGATACCAAAATAAGGATTGACCTGTGCTTGAGTCGCTACAGCGCCTATATTTGGAAGAATATGTGGTACAAGAGAGCCAACACAAGGGCGTGCGGTACTCACTGCGATACCAAGTTGGCCGGTTTCTTTACAGCGTGCTGTAATGGAGAAGGTATTAAACATTAACTCTTTCATCTATATTTCCCCCTATTTAATAGCTTTTAATACTTCTTTAAATTTAGGATGCTCTGCTGTTCGAAGCATTTCAAATAAAGCCATTTCAACAGAGGTTAATGAAATGTTCTCTTTTTGCAAACGGCTTAATGCAAGTTCATGATTGTCTTTAGTTCTTGAGCTCACCGCGTCTGCAACTACTTGTACATTATAGGATAAAGAAGTTAATGCTTTTGCTGTTTGGTAAATACAAATATGGGATTCAATTCCTGCAAGCAATACTTGTTTTCTTTCTGTTTGTTGGAGTTCCTTTATAACTGCTTCCGTTTCGAGCGCATTAAATGTCATTTTTGAAATAGGTGCTTCTGTTGTTAGTAATTCTGAAATTTCTGGAGATGTTGGTCCTAAACCTTGAGGATTTTGTTCCATCCAAATAATTGGGATATTTAATGTTTGTAGTCCTTTTATTAATTGAACTGTTTTCTTATGAAGTTGTTCACTATCGTGGATAATTTGTGCAAGTTTTCCTTGTACATCTACTAGCATGAGTACAACATCAGTTTCCTTTAACATAATAATCCTCCTGTCATTTATGTGCTTACTCTTATCATATAATAACCCTATACCTTGCTCAAATTATTACTTTAAACAAAGTATAGGGTCTATTTTTTTATCCTAAAAATACTGCTCCATAAATAAGTGCTCCCGCTACAACAAACACAGGGCTTATTTTCAGTCTTTCTAAAGCTAGATATCCAGCAACGACTAAAATAATCGTATGGGTAATTCCCGAGCTTTCATAGGAGTTAAAAAAGAAATTATATGTCATCACACCAAGCAATACCGCAATCGCCGGACGTACATATTGAGTTAACTTTTTTACTTTAGGAGAATTTTTATATTTTAATAAAATACGTAATAGGACTAATAATAAAATGATCGAAGGCGCTACGGAAGCAAATAAACCAATAGCTGCACCCAGAATACCTCCTTGATCATATCCGATAAATCCAGCAAGCTTTGTTGCAATAGGGCCTGGCAAACCATTTCCAAGTGCCACCATTTCACTATATTCATTGACAGTATACCATCCATAACGATGGACTACTTCATGCTCTAAAAGTGGAATTGTTGCTGGTCCCCCGCCATATCCCAAAATATTTGCTATGAAATTGGCTAGAAATATTTTTAAATAAATCATTCTTTTTCCACCTGCCTACTTCGTTCACGATAAAGTAAAGCAGCAACAATTAAGACTGCAACAACAATAGCTGGGTGAATATGGAATACCTGCATTGCCACAACACTCAGCACTGCAATTCCAAGCGTAGATACCCACCCCATTGCATTTTTAGAAACTCTAATAAAATCCCAAGCCATTACTCCAATCATAACTGCAGCAATTGGAATAGCTCCCTTCGCCATTCCTTGTACCCATGGTGTATCTTTATAAGCATTCAAGGCTGTTAATAATATAATCATCAAAATAATAGTAGGCACTGTTGTAGCAATTAACGCCGTAAGCATACCTTTAAATCCAGCTACTCGATAACCAATATAACCTGATAGCTTCGTATTTATTGGACCAGGTAATGTATTAGCTAATGCCAGTAAATCAGAGAATTCGTCATCATCCATCCACTTGAATGTACCTACAACTTCTCGTTGCATTAACGGAATCGCTGACATTCCACCGCCAAACCCTAGCATTCCTGATCGAAAAAAAGCGATAAAAAGATCAATTTGCGTTTTCAAAAAAACACTTCCTTCATTTCTGTAAATTACTTTAGATGTACACAGTTACAAATGAAAGAAGGAAACCAGTTAAACTTAACCTGATTCCCTCTCTCTTTCTTATATCCGTATGACCTTGAAAAGATTACATCCGAATTCCCATTAAAAAAATTGTAAATTCGTGACATCCTTCTAAGGCTTTATAAAAACTTATTCATGTATAGATTACCAAGCAACTACTGCTCCATCTGTACGTGACTCTGTTCCACCAACTAATACACCTGTTTCTGGATCACGCCAAATGATTTGCCCACGACCAAAGCCATTAGGATCAAGCGCAATCTGTATATCATGTCCTTTTTGATGTAATCCATCAGCAAGATGATGGTGAAATCTTTCTTCTACTTCTACATGCTTTCCATAATCCCAACGCCAGCGTGGTGCATCAATTGCTTGCTGTGGGTTAAGTTTGAAATCAATTGTATTTACGACTAATTGTAAATGACCCTGTGGTTGCATATATCCACCCATTAATCCGAATGGACCTACCGGCTGATCTCCTTTTGTTAAGAAACCAGGAATAATTGTATGGTAAGTTCGCTTACCACCTTTTAATACATTCACATGCTCCTCATCAAATTTGAAATCTTTCCCACGGTTTTGCATTGCAATTCCAGTACCTGGAACAACAATACCTGATCCAAACCCTTTATAGTTACTTTGAATGAAGGAAACCATATTTCCTTCATTATCAGCAGTACATAAATAAACCGTTCCACTACCAAATGGTTTACCAGCTACTGGTAGTAAAGCTTCTTCAGAAATTAAGCTTCTACGATGCTCTGCGTAGGCATCACTTAAAATTTCTTCTACTGTATGCTTCATATGCTTCGAATCTGTTACATGTTGTAATGCATCTGTAAATGCTAGTTTTGTAGATTCAATTTGCTTATGCATAGAGTCTACTGTATCTCTCTCCGTTAAATCAAAGCCTTCTAAAATCTTTAATGCCTGTAATGCAATGATTCCTTGGCCGTTTGGAGGAATTTCCCATACATCATAACCACGATAGTTCACGCTAATCGGGTCTACCCACTCTGCATAGCACTCTGCTAAATCTTCTTTTACAAAATAACCACCATTTGCTTCTGAAGCAGCTACAATTTTATCTGCTAGCTCTCCACGATAAAAAGATTCTGCATTTGTTTCTGCAATGGAGCGTAATGTGTTTGCATGATCTTGAGATGACCAAATTTCTCCTGCTTTTGGAGCATGCCCATCTGGAGCGAATACACGGAACCATTCATCAAATGCTTCTCCTTTTAATTCTTTCTTAAAGGTATCATAAGCGCTCTTCCATAATCTGCTTAAATTAGCTGGAATTGCATAGCCTTCTTCTGCATAACGAATTGCTGGTTCTAATACTTCCGTTAACGGTAATTTACCGAATCTTTCTGATAAAGCCTTCCAAGCACTTGGAGCACCCGGAACTGTAACTGGTGTCCAACCATAGTCTGGCATTTCTTCATAACCTGCCGCTTTTACTTTTTCAGTAGAAATATTCCTAGGTGCACATCCACTAGCATTAAGTCCATGTAGCTTTCCTTCTGTCCATACTAATGCAAATGCATCTCCACCAATACCATTAGATGTCGGTTCAACAACAGTTAAACATGCTGCTGTTGCAATTGCAGCATCAATCGCATTTCCACCTTTTTTAAGTATTTCTAGTCCTGCTTGTGCTGCTGTTGCTTGAGATGTAGCAACCATACCATTGCGCCCATAAGTAGCCTGCCTTTTAATTGGATATGGGTGGGATAATTTATCAAAAGATACCATAAATAACGCTCTCCTAACATTTTGTTTTATAAATTAATGAGTAAAAAAACATCGTATAAATCCTTTATTTATCATAATAAAGTTGTATATCTTTGTCAATCCTTTACTTTATTTTAAATCAAAATTGACTATCATTGCTTTCTTTTTATACTATAATGGTTTTATATGCTTTCATTTTGTTAAGTATGATAAGATGAAGGAGAATAATTCTTCATTTATTCAACATATATGCATATTTTACGATTTATATAAAAGTTGTTAAGCTAAAAATAAAAAAGCTCCTTAAACATAAAAAAATGAGGTGTCCTGTCATGCGTAAATATGATGATATCGATCGAAAATTATTAGAGGAATTGATTAAAGATGGCCGTAAATCTTACGTAGAGCTTGCTGAAGTTGTTGGTTTATCAAGAGTTGCAGTAAAAGATAGAATCCAGCATTTGGTGGATTCTGGAGTTATTGAAAAATTTACTGTGGTAATTAATTCAGAAAAAATAGGTCAGAAAGTATCTGCTTTCTTTGAAGTTGATGTAGAGCCTAAACAATTATTAGAAGTAGCAGAAAATTTAGCTGCAAATCTAAATGTCGCAAGTATTTATCAAATGACTGGGCCAAGCACATTACATATGCATGTGCTTGTTGAAGATTTCCAGAAATTAGAGGAATTTATTAACCGCGAGCTTTATTCTGTTCAAGGAATTACGCGAGTGGAAAGCCATGTTATTTTAAAAAGATTTAAAAGCCGGACTGGTTATAAATTATAAGATTATCCTTCTAATAAAAACTGACCTGCTTTTATCGCAGATCAGTTTTTATTAGTTTTTCTGATTTTGTTCTTTTAGTAAATCACGAATTTCTGTTAATAAAGCTTCTTGTGCTTCTACTTCTTCCTCTTCTACCTCTTCTTGTTTGCGTTTGAATTTCATTAATAAACGAATAAATAGGAAAATACAGAGTGCTATAATAAGAAAATCAAAAACAGATTGAATAAATGCGCCATACATAATCTCTGCATCCCCTACTTTATATGAGAGGCCTTCAAAATTTACCCCGCTTAAAACCACACCAATAATTGGCATAAAAATATTTTCTACTAAAGAAGTTATGATTTTACCGAATGCTGCACCAATGATTACTGCAACTGCTAGGTCTAAAACATTTCCTTCAAATGCAAATTCTTTAAACTCTTTCCACATTTTTTCTCCTCCTTCCTCTTATATCAAATTTTACTTTATTTTGTCTTTATTTGTAAACATAAATAATCTTAAAATTTAGTATAGTTTGTTTTAATTTGTTAAAGTATTACTATTTCTATCATATCCTCATTTTTCTTGTCGGTTATGATATAATGTTAAAGCTTTTTGAAAATCATTTCAATTACTAGCTGTTTATTATAAATTAAGGAGCGATCAGGTATAGTGTTTAAAGATAATCGCTTTACTGGGTTGACGGTAAGTGATTTACGTCGAGATTTAATTGCCGGAATTACTGTAGGAGTTGTTGCCATCCCACTAGGAATGGCTTTTGCTATTGCTTCAGGAGTTAAGCCTGAGTATGGGCTTTATACAACTGTTATTGCCGGACTAATTGTTGCTTTGATGGGTGGTTCTCGTTTTCAAATTGCTGGTCCTACGGGAGCTTTTATCCCAATACTTCTTGCTATTGTCTTACAGTATGGTTATGAAGACTTACTTATTGCAGGATTCTTAGCAGGGATTATGCTAGTCATTATGGGATTTTTTAAGATTGGTAATCTAATAAAGTTTATCCCACGATCCGTCACCATTGGTTTCACCTCTGGAATTGCTGTTATTATTTTTTCCGGGCAAATCGAGGGGTTTTTAGGTTTACAGAACATGGAGAAGAAAGAATATTTTCATGAAAATATGCTACAAATCATTCAAAATATTGGGACTTTTAATTTCTATAGTGTGTTGCTTGCCATTATTGGAATTTTACTGATTATATTTGTGCCTAAGTTCTTTCCAAGGATTCCTATTTTACTCGTTGCACTAATTATTCCTACATTTATCAGTATTCTTTTATTTCCAGATAAAGTAGCTACTATTGGAACTGAATTCGGCGGTATATCTCAAAAAATTCCAAGTCTTACATTACCAGACTTAAGCTGGGAAAAAATCCTGTATTTATGGCAGCCTGCATTTGTTATCGCTATGCTAGGCGGTATTGAGTCCTTACTTTCTGCAGTTGTTGCAGATGGAATGACAGGAAAACAACATAATTCCAACCGCGAGCTAGTAGGTCAAGGAGTTGCGAATATGGTTACGCCATTGTTTGGAGGAATTCCTGCAACAGGTGCAATTGCACGTACGGCAACAAATATTCGAGCAGGTGCAGTCAGCCCTATATCTGGAGTTGTTCAAGCATTATTTGTTCTATTAACTGTGCTTCTTTTTGCGCCATATGCAGCACATATTCCACTGGCAAGTATGGCACCTATTCTTATGATTGTTGCCTTTAATATGAGTGAACGCAAAGCTTTCTGGCATATTTTAAAACTACGCACTGCTGATTCACTCGTACTCCTTGCAACATTTTTATTAACAGTATTTGTTAATTTAACGATTGCCGTTCCAGTTGGACTAGTTCTTGCTATGATTTTATTTATCAAACAGATGAGTGGTGTCCTAGCAGTAGAAAATATCAAAGCAGAAAATCATAATGTGATTAAAACACCTGAGAAGGTTTGTCCACAAATTGCTAGCTTTACAGTACATGGTCCATTATTTTTTGGAGCATCTGATCGTTTTGAAACATTAATTACCCGAAGTCTCAACAAACGACCGGCTGTACTCATTTTGAAAATGCGGCATGTTTCCACCATTGATGTAACAGGTGAAGCTAACTTAGCCACATTGGTACGCGATTTTCAAAAAACAAACGGCGTGGTATTAATAGCAGAATTAAAGGAACATCCACTTAAAATGCTAGAGAAAAGTGGATTATATGATATTATCGGGCCAGAACATTTCTTTAAAACAACAACAGAAGCTATTAATTATGCACTCGGAAAAATACAAGTAAACGAATGTATTTATTGTGCTCAAAACGGTCACAAGACCTGTCAAACATATGTAGAAATGGAACCACGTTCATAAGTTGAGGCTGCTAGAAATATTATTTTCTAGCAGTCTTTTAATAGAGTAAGAAAGTATATAAAATTTACGCAAATTAATGCATATTCAGAGATAGCGCTGTCTAGCTCCGAGCGCCAAAAACTAAGAGATTTCGCGTCACACCCTACAATAAGTCAACATCGGTTCGTTACCTCACCGTGTTTCCTTTATCTCGGTTGTGCCGCTCCAATCTCTACGTTTTTAAGCGGGCGCTCTGCGCTTTTCGTTCTATACAAGCCTACTTCTGGCATACACTCATATTGCGAAAGTATCCTCATGTGATAAAATGTAGATATTTACATTATTTATAAAATTTCTTTAATTAGGAGAGGATTTTGGGATATGACAACACAAGCTTTCAGTGATAGGCTACAAGACATCTTTACCCATCTTCACAAACACCCAGAGCTTAGTTGGGAAGAATATGAAACAACAGCTTATATAAAAAAATTAGTTGAGCCTTACTCATGCAAAGTAACAACATTTGAAGATATTCCTGGACTTGTTGTAGAAATTGGTACAGGCAAACCAGTTATTGGAATTCGTGCAGATATGGATGCACTAT contains the following coding sequences:
- a CDS encoding hydrolase, with the protein product MLKETDVVLMLVDVQGKLAQIIHDSEQLHKKTVQLIKGLQTLNIPIIWMEQNPQGLGPTSPEISELLTTEAPISKMTFNALETEAVIKELQQTERKQVLLAGIESHICIYQTAKALTSLSYNVQVVADAVSSRTKDNHELALSRLQKENISLTSVEMALFEMLRTAEHPKFKEVLKAIK
- a CDS encoding metal ABC transporter ATP-binding protein — protein: MTSSVIQVETLSASYQKNKVLNNVNFNVEEGTITAIVGPNGAGKSTLIKTMLELHPKLTGSVRFWNSPFKTAKKKIGYVPQRGSVDWDFPTNALDVVTMGLYGKIGWFRLPSKKDKEKAMNALKTMGMEDYAHRQISQLSGGQQQRVFLARALAQEADLYFMDEPLAGVDASTEKAIMAILKELKSKGKTVLVVHHDLQTVPEYFDHVLFLNKTVYAHGETNEVFTKENIAATYGGEMQWIGKGDQYVVHTTSK
- a CDS encoding chromate transporter, whose protein sequence is MKTQIDLFIAFFRSGMLGFGGGMSAIPLMQREVVGTFKWMDDDEFSDLLALANTLPGPINTKLSGYIGYRVAGFKGMLTALIATTVPTIILMIILLTALNAYKDTPWVQGMAKGAIPIAAVMIGVMAWDFIRVSKNAMGWVSTLGIAVLSVVAMQVFHIHPAIVVAVLIVAALLYRERSRQVEKE
- a CDS encoding Lrp/AsnC family transcriptional regulator encodes the protein MRKYDDIDRKLLEELIKDGRKSYVELAEVVGLSRVAVKDRIQHLVDSGVIEKFTVVINSEKIGQKVSAFFEVDVEPKQLLEVAENLAANLNVASIYQMTGPSTLHMHVLVEDFQKLEEFINRELYSVQGITRVESHVILKRFKSRTGYKL
- a CDS encoding chromate transporter — protein: MIYLKIFLANFIANILGYGGGPATIPLLEHEVVHRYGWYTVNEYSEMVALGNGLPGPIATKLAGFIGYDQGGILGAAIGLFASVAPSIILLLVLLRILLKYKNSPKVKKLTQYVRPAIAVLLGVMTYNFFFNSYESSGITHTIILVVAGYLALERLKISPVFVVAGALIYGAVFLG
- a CDS encoding gamma-glutamyltransferase family protein, whose protein sequence is MVSFDKLSHPYPIKRQATYGRNGMVATSQATAAQAGLEILKKGGNAIDAAIATAACLTVVEPTSNGIGGDAFALVWTEGKLHGLNASGCAPRNISTEKVKAAGYEEMPDYGWTPVTVPGAPSAWKALSERFGKLPLTEVLEPAIRYAEEGYAIPANLSRLWKSAYDTFKKELKGEAFDEWFRVFAPDGHAPKAGEIWSSQDHANTLRSIAETNAESFYRGELADKIVAASEANGGYFVKEDLAECYAEWVDPISVNYRGYDVWEIPPNGQGIIALQALKILEGFDLTERDTVDSMHKQIESTKLAFTDALQHVTDSKHMKHTVEEILSDAYAEHRRSLISEEALLPVAGKPFGSGTVYLCTADNEGNMVSFIQSNYKGFGSGIVVPGTGIAMQNRGKDFKFDEEHVNVLKGGKRTYHTIIPGFLTKGDQPVGPFGLMGGYMQPQGHLQLVVNTIDFKLNPQQAIDAPRWRWDYGKHVEVEERFHHHLADGLHQKGHDIQIALDPNGFGRGQIIWRDPETGVLVGGTESRTDGAVVAW
- a CDS encoding DUF1028 domain-containing protein, with the translated sequence MKELMFNTFSITARCKETGQLGIAVSTARPCVGSLVPHILPNIGAVATQAQVNPYFGIDGIRYLQEGKTAQEVLEALQNDDEDYHLRQVAIVDAQGNAVAFTGDNTVPWAGHYVGDQFAIAGNMLVGEDTIQAMAESFSASEGGFLPKRLLDALIAGQLAGGDKRGKQSAALYVVDKEAYPLCDIRADEHQDPVTELKRIYEIWEDQLFPYLQAAPKKYS
- a CDS encoding metal ABC transporter permease, translated to MTYSLWIIITASLVGLSCGIIGVFLILRKQAMMADAISHTVLLGIVIAYMATQQITGVAMLIGGVLAGILTAFLVQTLSSLKVQHDASLGIVFTTLFAIGVILISTSVGNVHLDVQHALMGEITFIPFTTIDLPLIGAVPKATALLAVVLLVVIFFIIAFYKEWKITSFDPALAASLGIPVLFLHYLFMTLVSVTTVASFDAVGAILVVAMLITPAAAAYLWTDRLIVMLVLSGLFGVLSAIIGYWIATALDTSISGSMAFATGCIFFISFLISPKHGLISKRVQPAKVSEEHVS
- a CDS encoding metal ABC transporter permease gives rise to the protein MWSTLLQSNTLWVLSSTMLLGIVAGAIGCLAYWKRQNLMSDALSHAALPGVVVAFLIIQEKNLLLLVIGAAVSALLGAFLIQWITNASRITEDAAMGMTLSVFYGVGVMLLSIANRSAGGNQSGLNSFIYGQAAAMVRSDVITMMVLAAIVLFIILIAFKEWKLFLFDASFAKGIGMSVRGMNILYTIILVTTIVIGLQAVGVILMAAMLIIPAVSARYWTHSFRNMILLASFTGGIAGGLGTLISAAGSGLPTGPFIVLVSSTIFVVSLLFGKEKGIVIRFIQFKIQQRSSYVKKSLTADKGGAQ
- the mscL gene encoding large conductance mechanosensitive channel protein MscL, with amino-acid sequence MWKEFKEFAFEGNVLDLAVAVIIGAAFGKIITSLVENIFMPIIGVVLSGVNFEGLSYKVGDAEIMYGAFIQSVFDFLIIALCIFLFIRLLMKFKRKQEEVEEEEVEAQEALLTEIRDLLKEQNQKN
- a CDS encoding metal ABC transporter solute-binding protein, Zn/Mn family, which produces MQKSWKKFIILGVIMGMLFLVACSSDNGNGSGDDDKIQVVTTIAQIGEPLSVIGGEHVNVESLMGPSVDPHLYNPTQSDIAKLSDADVIFYSGLNLEANMVDSFEAIAGEKPVLAIAETLPESALLDDEEEAGAIDPHVWFDYNLWQDALDAAVEELKEFAPDHADDFEENKQAYFAQLEELKEEAEKLQSIPKEKRVLVTAHDAFGYFGKLHDIEVVGLQGLSTESEIGVSDINETIALIEEHQVPAIFVESSVNQDSINAVVEGASNNGVEVEIGGELYSDAMGEAGTDEGTYIGMYKYNINTIYEALK